A window from Chitinophaga filiformis encodes these proteins:
- a CDS encoding AAA family ATPase has product MENILQQRVIGGDNIFGNGLMESSSLYYYYFNALPNVSFIYSINGEKALEAFRKAFADRILKVYLREEIGDKDREYKHDLALVVMNNESVIEIGDDYCEILHNGTSQEFITEITTLVRKYRTREKRRKYEINLITMGERGLKLKAMEFKKTKLDLSLFYEDDFKEIDELIYKRLNTNDDKGIVLLHGLPGTGKTTYLRYLIGRLKKRVMFLSPSVARNIMSPDFIDLLISNPNTILIIEDAENIIMDRKTTGNSSVSNLLNLSDGLLADCINVQMVCTFNSDLSQIDSALMRKGRLIAKYEFGKLSVHKAQQLSGKQGFNTVITRPMTIAEVMNQNEPSFEKKEVTIGFRAQF; this is encoded by the coding sequence ATGGAGAACATTTTACAGCAGCGGGTGATTGGAGGAGATAATATTTTCGGGAACGGATTAATGGAAAGCAGCTCTTTATACTATTATTATTTTAATGCTTTACCTAACGTTAGTTTTATTTATTCAATAAATGGAGAAAAGGCGCTGGAGGCATTCAGAAAAGCATTCGCAGACCGTATTTTAAAAGTTTATCTCAGAGAGGAGATCGGTGATAAAGACAGGGAATATAAACACGATCTTGCCCTCGTCGTCATGAATAATGAGAGCGTGATCGAAATTGGTGATGATTATTGTGAGATCCTGCATAATGGAACATCTCAGGAATTTATCACAGAAATAACGACGCTGGTACGTAAGTACCGCACCCGGGAGAAGCGCAGGAAATATGAGATCAATCTTATTACAATGGGAGAGCGGGGGCTGAAGCTGAAAGCAATGGAGTTTAAAAAGACGAAGCTCGATCTCTCTTTATTTTATGAAGATGATTTTAAGGAAATAGATGAGCTGATCTATAAACGGCTTAACACCAATGATGACAAAGGTATTGTACTCCTGCACGGATTGCCGGGCACTGGTAAGACCACATACCTGCGTTACCTGATCGGGAGGTTGAAGAAACGTGTAATGTTCCTGTCGCCCTCAGTGGCAAGGAATATCATGTCGCCGGATTTTATAGACCTGCTGATCAGTAATCCTAATACCATTTTGATCATTGAAGATGCTGAAAACATCATCATGGACAGGAAAACCACGGGCAATTCATCAGTGTCCAACCTGTTAAACCTGTCGGATGGTCTGCTGGCCGACTGTATCAATGTACAGATGGTCTGCACCTTCAATAGCGATCTTTCCCAGATAGACAGTGCCCTGATGCGTAAAGGCAGGTTGATCGCCAAATATGAATTTGGTAAACTGTCAGTACATAAAGCACAGCAACTATCTGGCAAACAAGGGTTTAATACTGTTATTACCCGCCCTATGACCATCGCAGAGGTCATGAATCAAAATGAGCCTTCTTTTGAAAAGAAGGAAGTAACAATTGGTTTTCGCGCCCAATTCTAA
- a CDS encoding sterol desaturase family protein, translating into MAWAVPLFLGLMGIEYLVARKTGKNYFGFSSSVSNINIGIAERLLDTFTVGIFYFIYDYLQHHFGVFNIRSGVLLWVALLILTDFIWYWYHRLAHEVNLLWAAHVVHHQSEDFNYTVSARITVFQAFFRMCFWSVLPVIGFPAAMIISVQLVHGIYPFFIHTRTIGRLGILEYIFVTPSHHRVHHASNDKYLDKNYGDVFIIWDKLFGTFAAEEEEPEYGLTKPLDSHSFLWQHFHFILEIFYTLKQTKGFRARWKVVFGRPDHINPDIRPKLEERFLFRNTTVGASRKLQQYVVWQMGAILLLLFLFLLFENYVPAFAQVCVTLVILLTLVNSGAIMEQRRWVFYLEYARLVITFTALFYIWPHPLLLLLFAIVQLPFYLYRSSIEKRYLQLVYGGKR; encoded by the coding sequence ATGGCTTGGGCCGTCCCGCTATTCCTTGGATTGATGGGAATAGAATACCTGGTGGCGCGGAAAACCGGGAAGAACTATTTCGGCTTCAGTAGTTCAGTCAGCAACATTAACATTGGTATCGCAGAGAGACTGCTGGATACCTTTACTGTAGGCATTTTCTATTTTATCTATGATTACCTGCAGCATCATTTTGGCGTGTTCAATATCAGGTCCGGTGTTTTGCTCTGGGTAGCATTGCTGATCCTGACAGATTTTATCTGGTACTGGTATCATCGCCTGGCGCATGAAGTGAACCTGCTTTGGGCGGCTCATGTGGTGCATCATCAGAGTGAAGACTTCAACTATACCGTATCAGCGCGTATCACTGTATTTCAGGCATTTTTCCGGATGTGCTTCTGGTCGGTACTGCCGGTGATAGGTTTCCCTGCAGCGATGATCATCAGCGTACAGCTGGTACATGGCATTTATCCGTTCTTTATCCATACCAGGACCATTGGCAGGCTGGGGATCCTTGAATACATCTTTGTAACACCTTCTCATCACAGGGTGCATCATGCATCCAACGATAAATATCTCGATAAGAACTATGGAGATGTTTTCATCATATGGGACAAGCTGTTCGGTACATTTGCCGCGGAGGAAGAAGAACCTGAATATGGGTTGACAAAGCCACTGGACAGCCATAGCTTTCTCTGGCAACATTTTCATTTCATCCTGGAAATATTTTACACCTTAAAACAGACCAAAGGCTTTCGTGCCCGCTGGAAAGTTGTGTTCGGCAGACCTGATCACATAAACCCGGACATCCGCCCGAAGCTGGAAGAGCGTTTCCTGTTTAGAAATACTACTGTAGGGGCTTCAAGGAAATTGCAGCAATACGTAGTCTGGCAGATGGGAGCTATTCTGTTACTGTTATTCCTCTTCCTGTTGTTTGAAAACTATGTGCCTGCTTTTGCACAGGTATGCGTTACCCTGGTCATTTTACTGACACTGGTGAACAGTGGCGCTATTATGGAGCAACGGCGCTGGGTATTTTACCTGGAATATGCCCGGCTGGTGATCACCTTTACGGCACTGTTCTACATATGGCCGCATCCGCTGTTATTGTTGCTTTTTGCCATTGTACAGCTGCCATTTTACCTCTATAGGTCCAGTATTGAAAAACGGTATCTGCAGCTGGTGTACGGAGGAAAGCGCTAA
- a CDS encoding RNA polymerase sigma factor, with amino-acid sequence MSFETFHAQLLENAEFLKPVAMALTKDPEAAKDLYQETLYKALKNKDKYLEGSNIRAWLYTIMRNLFINDYRRSAKYASSVELTPNITNNTLADVNAENMMRTKEIKGTLYKLPLSFKKPLLLYCDGFKYHEIAEMLHEPMGTVKSRIHLARKLLGTTMSRH; translated from the coding sequence ATGAGCTTCGAGACATTCCACGCACAATTATTAGAAAATGCCGAATTCCTTAAGCCTGTAGCAATGGCTTTGACCAAAGACCCTGAGGCGGCAAAGGACCTTTACCAGGAAACGCTGTATAAAGCACTGAAAAACAAAGACAAATATCTCGAAGGGAGTAATATCAGGGCCTGGTTATATACCATTATGCGTAATCTCTTCATCAACGACTACAGGAGGTCTGCAAAATACGCCAGTTCCGTAGAGCTGACCCCAAACATCACCAATAATACACTGGCAGACGTGAACGCAGAAAACATGATGCGTACAAAAGAAATAAAGGGAACCCTGTACAAGCTCCCTTTATCCTTTAAGAAGCCGCTTCTTTTGTATTGCGACGGCTTCAAATATCATGAGATCGCGGAAATGTTACATGAGCCTATGGGCACTGTCAAAAGCAGGATTCACCTGGCCCGCAAACTGTTAGGTACTACGATGTCCCGCCATTAG